The genome window ATGCAAGGGTACATTATAATCAAGCAAGATATTAATATGTGTTCGCCTCCCGCTATGAGTGCGGATAGCTTCATATTTAGGCACGTAGGTAACGGTATCATTATCACCTGACACATCCACAAAATCTACCATCTGTTGCATAGAGGGTAGAGGCTTTAATATCTGTGGTAATAGGTTATTTAGATAATCATCATCCATTGCAATAGAGCTAATATTATTCTCACATCTATCTAATACATATTGTGATACTGGATTAATCTTAATGTATACTTCAGTGCCCTTCTTTTTTCCTTTTTGGGTAGCCTTGTGGATATACCCTTTTTGAATATTGTGCGCTGTTAGGGTAGATGCATCAGAATATCTGAGCGAAGTAGCACACAAGAACAACAGGAGTAGCCTTGCCCGTTCTAAGCTCTTGCTTAGATGATCCATAGCCATTAGATCAACTAGATCTTGTTCCTCTAAGGTGTATACCCGTTCTGGCTTACGGCTTAGCGTAAATTCATACCGCTTATAGTGTGGATTCACCTTCACACCATCCGGTAATTTATCATCATGGATGGTGTAATAATTCAGACAGGATTTCACCTTATCAATGTAGTTCAGCACCGTTTCATTGGAGCGGGTTTTACCGATTTGCCATTTTAGAAAGTCTCCCTTGATCCGGTTTTTACCAACGGTAATAATGGAGTAGATAGGCGTTCTAGAAGGTGTGTTGATTAAGAAGTCTTGAAACTTTACCAACCACACATCATTGATGTTCCCTATTCGGGCTTCTGGATCAAACTGCTTTACCGTCTCTACAAAGGAGTTATTAGTACGCTGAGTGCTTTTAGCTAGCGTAGTGCTACCGTTACGCTGAGCGTAGTTCAGCAACCACGTAGTAAGCTTATCATCCTCATATAGATTCTTCTCTTTCTTGAGGTTGATCAACGTGTTCCGCTTGGTTTGTAACTCTGCTTCCAGCTTGGCTATATGTGCCTCACGCGCCGGTATCTCTTCATAGATTACTGCCTCTGAAAACTCGTTTGCTATGCGGTTGGCTTTCTCTTTAAACTTGGCTCTTTTAAGCTCTGCCTGAGTCTGAGCTTCCGCCGCCGCCACCGCTTCTTTCGTTAGTCTATCGTATTCCGCTGCTACCAGCTTACCAGTGACACTTTCAGCACTTGCGGCTACAATGTTGTGCGCTTGCTGCAAGCGTTCTCTCACAGCCTGTAAATAGACGTTGATTGCTTCTCTGTCCGGTCTAGCACTAGGCTTTAGATAACCGGCTTCTGTTAGTTCACCTTCCTTTGCATCAAAGAGGGTAGGGACTTTGTGAGACTGATCAGATCCAAAGCTGTAGCGCACATACAGCGGTTTTTGTACAGCATCCTTGTAAATACCATCTGTGCGTAGGGCAGTCGTGATCCTACACGCCGTGCTTTTTGGTCTTGCCATGATGTTTGTTTGATAAAGGTTGGATAGGACGAATAGCAGTAAAGCAACTAAATGTAGTAGTGGCGTTTACAGCATGGGATAAAGGTAGAAAAGCTGTGACAGGAAACAAGTTTCTGTGACAGGAAACTATAAAAACAGGTCGTGGAGTGCCTTTTCCAGCTAATAGAGCGGGTTTTCTATTTTTACCCTAAAAGGTTGTGGAAAAGGGGGCGGCTGTTGGTCGCCCTTTTTTTATGCGCTTGAAAACTAAGTGGGTATGATTCTATAACCTGTTATCTGCCGTTACTCTGTACCACATCTTGCTGCTTTAACTTAGGAGGGCATGAGTACAGGTACCTCATGGTTGCAAACAGTAGCCTCGGGGTGAGTCAGGCCGTAGGCTTGAGTTTCTAATTAGATAATACCTCTGATTTTGGCGCTGGTGCTTGCTGGTTTTGTTTGCGAAAGAGGCTGCCTAGGGCGGCTTATTATCTTGACCGGCAACAAAGTGCGTTAGCCTTGCAAACCGCTTGTTCAAGGTTAGGCCTTACAAAAACTACCCTGAGAAGTAGCCTTCCCAGGGTAGGTGATTACGTTGCGAAAAGTTGGAAACGGTTACACGACAACGCGCAAATCGTATTCAGGGGTAGCATCCGTAGCGTTTATTGCAGGGGTAGAGAAGGCGCCTACTCGACTGGGGCCATAGCCTAGGTTAATTTTTACCCACTCATCCCGGACCGGCAGCAAGGCAACAACTTCTTGGCGTAGCTGCTGAAGCTCCTCGCGTAAGTGCTGCAGTTTCAGCTGAATTTGCTCAAGGGGCTGGGCAGCACTACCGCTAGCAGCTGGCTGAGGTGAGGTATGGGAAGCGGCGTCTGCTGGCTGATGGGTGGTGGCCACGGCCTCCACTTCGGCCCGTTGAAATTCTTTTTCGGCTTGTATATAGGCCTGAACTTTATCGGCCAAAGGTTGCAGGGCAGGATCTAGGTAGTCGAGGTTGCTAGCCATAGCAGGGGAGAACTGAGAGGTTAAGTTGGGCTTCAAAACGCAGGATGCCGCTGAAAAGATGCGCCCGCCGCGGCCACCGTTCTTCCCCTGGCGGGCTACGTGGGGGTAGTAGCCGTAGTGGGGCGGTTGCGCTGACACTTCTCCCCGCAGTATTTTACCTCGTCCCAGCAGGCGCGCCACTTTTTGCGGTACTCGAAGGGCCTGCCGCAGGTAGCGCAAATCTTGGTGGGTAGGTTGCCCTTTGTCAGGCGTTTAGGCAGGTTAGAGGCAGGCATGAAGGAGCTGAAATACTACCCAGCTAACGGCATTGCGCGGCACAAGTTTAAGGCCACCGCTGCTAGGCCCTATCAGGGGCCTTATCTTTGCTGCATGTCACAATCTGCTTCTACTGCCCCCGATGCCCTGGGCCACGCCCTGCTAGCCTACCAGCGCGGCCACCTGAGCGCCACCTTGGCCGTTCATAGTTCCGTGGCCGACGAGGAAGTGCTGCCCGCGGCCTACTTTTTTCGCTCCCTATGGGAAATGCCCGAAATGGAACGGACGGCTCTGGAAGAATGCCGCGGCCGCATCCTCGATCTGGGCGCCGGGGCCGGGTGCCACGCCCTGGAGCTGCAGCAGCGGGGCTTTGCGGTGAAAGCCGTGGATATCTCGCCCGGCGCGGTGCAGGTGATGCAGGAGCGGGGGCTGCGCGAAGTGGCTTGCCACGATATTTTTGACGTGGTCCTAACCCAGGGTGAGAAGTTTGATACGTTGCTGATGCTGATGAATGGTATCGGGCTGACGGGCACCTTAGAGGGGCTGGAGCGCTTTCTGCAGCACGCCAAGGGCCTGCTAGCCCCCGGCGGTCAGATCTTGGCTACCTCCTCCGACATCAGCTACCTCTATGAGGACGAGGATGGGGCCCTGGTGTTTGACTTGAACGGTCCGTACTATGGGGAGGTAGAATACACCATGCAGTATGCCACGGAAACCGGCGCGAGCTTCCCCTGGATTTTCGCCGATCCGGCTCTGCTACAGGATTACGCCGAAGCGGCAGGCTATGAGGTTGAGTTTCTGGAAGAAGATGACCAGCAACAATACCTGGTGCGCCTCACGCTGCGCTAGGCCCACTAGTTGGGTTGCTACCTAGTAGGCTTGCCTACTAATTTGCCCCCCGACGGCTTACCTTTCCGCCAACGAACCTAATTTATGTCCGCTTCCTTCGAAAGAACCTATACCGTACGCTGGGCCGATATGGACCCCAACGGCCACATGCGTCATTCCGCCTACGCCGACTACGCCGCCCAGCACCGCATTGAATACTTGGCTGAGCACGGCTTCACGCTCATGCGCTTTGCCCAGCTTGGCCTCGGCCCGATCTTATTTCGCGAGGACACGCGCTTTCTTAAGGAGTTGCACATCAACGAAGCTCTGCGCGTGACGGGAGAACTATCGGGTCTGAGCGAGGACGGAAGCCGCTGGAACATCCTGCACACCTTATTCAAGGCCGATGGCCGGCCCGCCGCCACGGTAGCCG of Hymenobacter sublimis contains these proteins:
- a CDS encoding class I SAM-dependent methyltransferase — translated: MSQSASTAPDALGHALLAYQRGHLSATLAVHSSVADEEVLPAAYFFRSLWEMPEMERTALEECRGRILDLGAGAGCHALELQQRGFAVKAVDISPGAVQVMQERGLREVACHDIFDVVLTQGEKFDTLLMLMNGIGLTGTLEGLERFLQHAKGLLAPGGQILATSSDISYLYEDEDGALVFDLNGPYYGEVEYTMQYATETGASFPWIFADPALLQDYAEAAGYEVEFLEEDDQQQYLVRLTLR
- a CDS encoding tyrosine-type recombinase/integrase yields the protein MARPKSTACRITTALRTDGIYKDAVQKPLYVRYSFGSDQSHKVPTLFDAKEGELTEAGYLKPSARPDREAINVYLQAVRERLQQAHNIVAASAESVTGKLVAAEYDRLTKEAVAAAEAQTQAELKRAKFKEKANRIANEFSEAVIYEEIPAREAHIAKLEAELQTKRNTLINLKKEKNLYEDDKLTTWLLNYAQRNGSTTLAKSTQRTNNSFVETVKQFDPEARIGNINDVWLVKFQDFLINTPSRTPIYSIITVGKNRIKGDFLKWQIGKTRSNETVLNYIDKVKSCLNYYTIHDDKLPDGVKVNPHYKRYEFTLSRKPERVYTLEEQDLVDLMAMDHLSKSLERARLLLLFLCATSLRYSDASTLTAHNIQKGYIHKATQKGKKKGTEVYIKINPVSQYVLDRCENNISSIAMDDDYLNNLLPQILKPLPSMQQMVDFVDVSGDNDTVTYVPKYEAIRTHSGRRTHINILLDYNVPLHDIMSITGHKQIKTLEGYMQKRRKELREHTLNIFELPVRK
- a CDS encoding DUF2256 domain-containing protein; translation: MPASNLPKRLTKGNLPTKICATCGRPFEYRKKWRACWDEVKYCGEKCQRNRPTTATTPT
- a CDS encoding acyl-CoA thioesterase — its product is MSASFERTYTVRWADMDPNGHMRHSAYADYAAQHRIEYLAEHGFTLMRFAQLGLGPILFREDTRFLKELHINEALRVTGELSGLSEDGSRWNILHTLFKADGRPAATVAVEGAWLDLRARKLLVPPPEITDLMRQLPRHESYADIVRKAN